The region ACAATCAATTGAAGAAATGGTAAACCAGGCCCGCCAGAAAGGGTATGAATATATTGCCATTACCGATCACTCCAAATTTTTGCGGGTTGCCAATGGTTTAAATGAAAAAAGATTGCGCCAACAGCGGGAAGAAATTGCCCGATTAAATAATAAGTATCCCGATATCCATATTTTTGCCGGTGTAGAAATGGATATTTTACCCGATGGTTCACTTGATTTTACAAATGATTTTTTACAGGAAATGGATTTTGTTATTGCGGCGATTCATTCCAGTTTCCGTCAGTCAAAGGAAATGATTATGAAACGGTTATATGCAGCCCTCGATTGTCCGTATGTTTCGCTCATCGCCCATCCGACAGGCAGACTAATTGGCAAAAGAGAGGGCTATCAAGTAGATTTGGATCAGTTAATCGAACGAGCCAAAGAAACAGAGACTGCCTTGGAAATCAATGCGAACCCAAATCGGCTTGATTTAGCGGCGGAATGGGTGCGAAAGGCACAGGATGCCGGCGTGCCCATTGCCATTGATACGGATGCTCATAGTTTTCATATGCTTGAACATATGTGTTATGGAGTTGGAACGGCGAGAAAGGGTTGGCTGCAAAAAGACACGATTATCAATACGTGGACAAAAACACGATTACAGGATTATATGAACCGGAATAAATAATGTGGACAGATCTATATGTAACTGGGCAGGTTCTTACGGTGAAGCAAAACGCTCACTTGGAAAAGGAGAAGAATGTATGAACGAACGAATTTTGCATGTATTAGAATACAATAAGATTCTGGATCAATTGCAGAATCAGGCTGCAACATCCTTGGGTAAGGAGCTGGCGAGTTCTTTGCGACCTGTTACCGAAATGGACGAGGTACAAACATTGCAGCAGGAAACAGATGAAGCATTGCAAGTCGAACGGTTAAATTTAAAGATCCCACTAGGTGGTATATCAGACATCAGGGGCAGTGTAAAGCGCAGTGTCATCGGTGGAATGTTGAATACAGGGGAATGCCTTGATGTAGCCGATACAATCTACGGCGGCCGGCAAGTCAAAGATTTTATTGGAAAATTGGAAGAGGAACCACCAATCTTAACCGCACTTACCGAACAAATCACCCCATTACGGGAATTGGAGCGGCACATTAAGAGCTGCATTGATGATCACGGCTATGTGATGGACAGCGCATCAGAAAAATTGCGTGGACTCCGTTCATCGATCCGTACGTATGAATCACGCGTCCGCGACAAATTAGATCATTATACAAAAACAAAAAGCAATATGTTGTCAGATACCTTGATTACCATTCGAAATGATCGGTACGTATTGCCCGTCAAACAAGAATATCGTGGCTCGATCGGCGGGATCGTTCATGACCAATCCGCATCTGGTCAAACGTTATTTATCGAGCCAAGGGCAGTGGTTGATTTAAACAATGAATTACAGGGGACGAGGGCAAAAGAAAAGCAGGAAATTGAACGGATTTTACGGGAAATAAGTGGGCAAATTGCTAGTGCCGAATCATTTTTGTTAGAAAACATCGCTGTATTGGCCAAGATCGATTTTATGTTTGCGCGTGCAAAATTAGGAAAACAAATGAAAGCAGCGATGCCGAAAATCAATGATCAAGGTATCATTAAAATGAAACAAGCGCGTCATCCGTTAATTCCCGCGGATGATGTGGTCACCAATGATGTAGAAATTGGTGAGACTTATACTTCTATCGTTATTACCGGGCCAAATACTGGCGGGAAAACAGTTACATTGAAAATGGTGGGACTATGTACATTAATGGCCCAATCCGGGTTGCAGATCCCTGCACTTGACGGTTGTGAATTGGCTGTTTTTAAACACGTTTTTGCTGATATTGGTGATGAACAATCGATCGAACAAAACTTGAGTACATTTTCCTCGCACATGACCAATATCGTATCAATTATGGAACAAGTTGATGATAAGACGCTGGTTCTTTTTGATGAACTCGGGGCAGGCACTGATCCACAGGAAGGTGCTGCACTGGCGATGGCTATTCTGGATGAAGTCATTTCCCGTAATGCCAGGGTAATTGCTACAACTCATTACCCGGAATTAAAGGCATACGGCTATAACAGGAATAGTGTTATTAATGCGTCTGTTGAATTTAATGTGGAAACATTGCAGCCGACATATCGATTGTTAATTGGTGTTCCCGGACGAAGTAATGCATTTGAAATTTCAAAACGACTGGGTCTGAATGACGCCATTATAGACCATGCCAAAGAGCTTGTCGGGGTCGATTCGAAAAGCGTGGAGAATATGATTGCATCATTGGAACAATCACAACTCCAGGCGGAAAAAGACTATGAACAAGCCCATCAGATATTGCTGCAAACAGAGAAACTCCATAATGATTTAAAAAAACAGTGGCGACAATTTGAACAAAAGCGCGAATCACTATATAAAAAAGCAGAAACGAAGGCAGAAAAGGCTGTACAAAAGGCAAAAGAGGAAGCAGAATTAATCATCGGCGAAATCCGCTCGATGAAAAACGATGCTGACATAAAAGAGCATGAATGGATAGAAGCGAAAAAAATGCTCGAGGATGCAAAACCTAATCTTTCGTCTAAAAAAATGGAAAATCAAACACATCAAGAATCCAAAGATACAAAAAATGAATTGCATCCCGGTGACGATATTAAGTTACTGACTGTGAATCAACCTGGAACTGTACTGGAAAAAGCGGGTAATGATGAATATCTTGTGCAGGTTGGCATCATGAAGGTAAAGGTGAAACGTGATGACTTACAACGCCTTTCCAACCAAAAGCAAGCGCCAGAAAGGCCATTGGCGACGGTAAAGGGCTCAGGCTATCATGTAAAACCGGAGCTTGATTTACGCGGTGAACGATATGAAGATGCACTGTCCCAGCTGGAGAAATATATAGACGATGTGTTGCTGGCCGGCTATAACAAGGTATCCATTATTCATGGAAAGGGTACTGGTGCGTTACGATCAGGGGTAAAAGAATTTGTTAAAAAACATCCAAGAATCAAAAACAGTCGTCCTGGTGGATCTGGGGAAGGGGGAAGCGGCGTCACGATTATTGAATTCAACTGAAATTAAATATTTGTGCGAGGGAGAATGAAAGGTGGAAACATTAGCCAAAGTATTAATTGTCGTTGCAATTGTTTTTGTGATTATAGGGATTGTTTATCTGATTTAGAAAAATAACTTCTCCGATTTTAATCAAATATATTTCAAAAAATATAAATAAGTCGTATAATAGAAATAAGTGCGGGTTTCTACATGATATGGCTCTTCTGCGTTGCCCACAGGACGTGGGTGACTATAGCAGAAGATTCCCTTATCCTGAAACATTATTTTTACCGGACTTTTTGAACATCTACTATTACGCAAGGAGGAGATTAAATGGGGAAAGAAAGACGTTGGTATAAGCATTATCCTGACGATATTCCGACAACCATTACCTATGATGACAAGCCTTTACATGCTTTTTTGCTGGAAGGAGCCAAGCGTTACAAGAAAAAGAAAGCGCTTCACTTCATGGGTAAAGAATTGTCCTTTCAAGAACTGTATGACCAAGCAAAGAAAATGGCCTGCTACATGCAGGGATTGGGAATTGAGAAAGGAGACCGTGTAGCAATTATGCTGCCAAACTCTCCCCAATCGGTTATCAGTTATTATGGTGCATTAATGGCAGGCGCAACGGTTGTACAGACAAACCCATTATATAAGGAGCGTGAATTGGAATATCAGTTATATGACTCCGGAGCCAAGCTGATTGTTTGTCTGGATATATTACTGCCAACCGTTATGAATGTACAGCATGCAACACAGCTTCAACATACGATCGTAACGGGAATAAAGGATTATTTACCATTTCCAAAAAATACGGCATACCCTTTTATCCAGAAAAAACAATATAACATGGTTGTAAAACCAGAGCAATCGGAAAATACACATGTTTGGGAATTGATTATGGAACATACTTCTGAAAATTACCAGGAAGTGACTGTTGATCCAAAAGAAGATTTGGCGTTAATCCAATATACAGGTGGGACAACCGGTTTTCCAAAAGGTGTCATGCTGACTCATTATAATCTGGTTGCAAATGTGCAAATGTGTCAAACCTGGTTGTACAAGGCAGAACAAGGGAAAGAAGTTATTCTGGGTATTTTACCGTTTTTTCATGTTTATGGGATGACAGCCGTGATGAATATGTCCATTATGTTCGGTTCGAAAATGGTATTGCTGCCAAAATTTGATCCGGAAGAGGTTCTAAAAACGATCCAGAAACAAAAAACAACGTTATTCCCTGGGGCACCTACCATTTATATCGGTCTATTAAATCATCCAAAATTAAATAAATATGATCTATCCTCAATCAAAGCGTGTATCAGCGGTTCAGCACCGCTTCCAACGGATGTTCAGAAACAATTTGAAGACGTTACAGCTGGTAAGTTAGTGGAGGGATACGGTTTAACCGAATCATCTCCTGTTACCCACGCGAATTTAGTCTGGGGTCAACGTGTGAATGGGAGTATCGGTATTCCATGGCCTGACACCGATGCCAAAATCGTGGATGACGAAATGAATGAAGTGAAAGTTGGTGAAACAGGAGAATTGGTTGTCAAAGGTCCACAAGTGATGAAAGGCTATTGGAATAAACCGGATGAAACAAACCAAGTTCTAAAAGATGGCTGGCTGTTAACGGGTGATGTCGGTTATATGGATGAACAAGGTTACTTTTATATCGTTGATCGGAAGAAAGACATGATTATTGCCGGCGGATATAACATTTATCCGCGTGAAGTGGAAGAAGTGCTTTATGAACACGAGGGGGTTCAAGAAGCTGTTGTTGCCGGGATTCCCGATGCCTATCGTGGCGAAACGGTTAAGGCATATATTGTCTTGAAGGATGGTTATCAACTGACTGAAAAGGAATTAAATCATCATTGCCGCAAACACTTGGCTGCTTATAAGGTACCACGAATTTATGAGTTCCGTGATGAATTGCCAAAGACAGCCGTCGGTAAAATCCTCAGACGAAAATTGGTTGATGAAGAAAAGGAGAAGGTACAGAAGGACAGCAAAACAGTTTAAATGCACGAACAGATTGGCAGGCTGGGAGATGGACAAGGTGATGATTGACAGAATCCGGGGAACAAGCTAAAATTATAAATGAATGACCATTCATTCATTTGTGATCTGCTAAGGAGATAGACATGGAAAAAAATAAACCGAAATACAAACAAATCATTGACGCAGCTGTTGCCGTCATTGCAGAAAATGGCTATTATGCATCGCAAGTATCTAAAATTGCCAAAAAGGCCGGTGTTGCTGACGGTACAATCTACCTATATTTTAAAAATAAAGAAGATATTCTTGTTTCCCTCTTTGAGGAAAAAATGGGGCAGTTTATCGAACAAATCGCTATAGCTATTAATAAGAAACAAACTGCCAGTGAAAAATTGTTAACATTAATCGAAATGCACTTTCATCAATTGGCAAAAGATCATCATCTGGCAATTGTCACCCAATTAGAATTGCGTCAGTCGAACAAGGATCTGCGCTTAAAGATTAATAACGTATTAAAGCCGTATTTGGAGGTTATTGATCAACTTATTTCCGAGGGTATCGATGAAAGAATTTTTCGTTCTGACATGAATCTTCCACTTGTCAGGCAAATGATATTTGGCACAATGGATGAAATTGTTACCAACTGGGTGATGAATGAGCAGAAATATGATTTGGTGGCTCAAGCACCCCAAGTTCACGGATTATTGATCCATGGATTAATGGATGAATAACAAAGCGCTTTCACTTTTGGCTAGTTACTCCAATCATTTTCTGTTATGATACTTGTAAAAGGGGGAGTATAAAAAATTGGGAGCTTTAACGTATGAAGTAACAAATCATGTTGCTATATTAACCATTCAAAGCCCACCTGCAAATGCTTTATCTGTTTCAGTGTTGGATGAACTATCAGAAAAATTGGATGAAATTGAAAAAGATAAAACGATTAAGGTGGTTGTTTTAACAGGAAAGGGGAAATTTTTCTCTGCCGGTGCTAATGTAAAAGAGTTTTCTTCCTTTCAACAGATATCTGAGTATCAATCGTTTTCCGAAAAAGGACAGCATTTATTTGAACGGATCGAGCATTTTGGGATTCCATTCATTGCAGCAATCCATGGAGCCGCTGTAGGCGGGGGTTTAGAACTCGCTATGGCCTGTCACATGCGAATTGCGGCTGAAAATGCAAAGCTGGGATTGCCGGAGTTAACACTAGGTATCATCCCCGGATTTGCAGGAACCCAGCGCTTGCCGCGTTATGTTGGCACAGCCAAGGCCTATGAAATGATTCTGAGTTCTGAGCCGATCAGTGGCAAAGAAGCTCTGTCATTTGGTCTTGTTAACCGTGTTGTGGACGAAAATGCTGTTGTTACAGAATCTATCAAACTAGCGGAAAAAATAGCTTCTAAAGGCAAGCTGACGATCGACCGGATAATGAAATTAATTCCTTATTCCGTTACAGAAAGTTTTACAGATGGTATGAATGCTGAAGCTAAGGCTTTTAGTGAAGTTTTTGATTCAGAGGATGCAAAGGAAGGCGTTTCAGCTTTTTTAAAGAAACGTAAACCTAACTTTCAAGATAAATAGACGAAGGAGGATTTCTGATGAATATCTATGTATTACTAAAAAAGACTTTTGATACTGAAGAAAAAATAGCCATTTCCAATGGCCGCATTGAAGATGATGGGGTTGAATTCATTATAAACCCGTACGATGAATATGCAGTTGAAGAGGCTATTAATCAGCGGGATGCGCATGGTGGTGAAGTAACCGTTATCACGATCGGTGATGAAGAATCAGAGAAACAACTCCGTACGGCATTGGCAATGGGTGCTGATAAAGCTGTTCTGATTAATACAGAGGATGATTTGGAAGACGGGGATCAATTTACCACAGTTAAAATTTTGGAAGCGTTTTTCGAGGATAAGGAAGCCGATTTAATTTTGGCCGGTAATGTGGCCATCGATGAAGCAAGCGGTCAAGTTGGACCAAGGCTTGCAGAACGGTTGGGAATTTCTTTTGTCACCACAATTACCAGCCTGAAAATCGAGGACGATACTGCGTACATTGATAAAGATGTTGAAGGTGACGTGGAAAAAATTGAAACAAGTTTGCCTGTTCTTGTCACTTGCCAGCAAGGCCTAAATGACCCGAGGTATCCTTCCTTACCGGGAATTATGAAAGCAAAGAAAAAGCCACTGGAAGAACTGGAAATTGATGACCTTGATTTGGACGAAGATGAATTAGAACCAAAGACAAAAACAATTGAAATATTTTTACCCCCGGAAAAAGAGGCTGGCAGAGTATTAGAAGGCGAACTTGATGATCAGGTTCAGGAACTAGTATCGTTACTTAAAAATGAAGCAAAGGTACTGTAGGAACTTAACATAGAAGGGAGAATGCAAATCATGAGTGATAAATATTTGGTAATTGGTGAAACAAGAGATGGTTCATTGCGTAACGTTACTTTTGAAGCAATTGCAGCTGCAAAAAAAATCAACCCGGATGGAGAAATCGTTGGTGTTGTTTGTGGCGACAGTGATCTGGAAGCACAAGCAAATGAAATGATCTATTACGGTGCGGATCGGGCTGTGACAGTTAAACATGAAAAGTTAAAAACGTATACCCCTGAAGGTTTTGGTCAAGCATTGATGGCTATTATCGATGATGAATCTCCGAATGGAATTGTAATGGGGCATACGGCCATTGGCAAGGATTTAACTCCTAAGATTGCCAGTAAGCTGGAACTTGGCTTGATTTCCGATGCGACCGATATTGAAATAAATGGTGATCAGGTTGCGTTTATTCGGCCAATCTATTCCGGAAAGGCCTTTGAAAAGAAAGTGATAACCGATGATGTTACCTTTGTGACGATTCGCCCAAATAATATTGCTGCACTTGACCGGGATCAATCCCGCAGTGGCGAAGTGACAGCAAAAGATGTTGAGATTACTGACCTGCGTACAGTGGTTAAAGATGTGATCCAAAAAGCATCAGAAGGTGTTGATTTGTCCGAAGCAAAAGTAATTGTTTCCGGCGGACGCGGTGTGAAAAGTGCGGAAGGATTCAAACCATTACAAGAGCTTGCAGATTTGTTAGGTGGAGCGGTAGGTGCCTCGCGTGGCGCGTGTGATGCGGATTATTGTGATTACTCCTTGCAAATTGGGCAAACCGGTAAAGTGGTTACCCCTGATTTATATATTGCCTGTGGTATTTCCGGAGCCATTCAGCATTTAGCGGGAATGTCCAATTCAAAGGTAATTGTGGCCATTAATAAAGATCCGGAAGCAAACATTTTTAATGTAGCTGATTATGGTATTGTCGGCGATATATTTGAAGTTATTCCAAAACTGATTGAAGAAATCAAAAAGGTCAAAGTGCCTTCATAAAACAAAGGCGTAAGCGTCCGCTGGAAGCTGGAGCCGGACGGGGACTTTCCTGGTATAAGCTGAATAAAAACCATGAATTTTATCCCTTTTTACTGATTTTAAGACAATGTGCGTTGATTGGGGAGTCTGGGCGATGATGTTCAGACTCCTCGAGCATTAAAACCTGTATAATGCAGGAACCGATAAGCAAACTATTAGCTACCGGATCATAACGATGGTATACTCTAACCAGAAGTAAGATAAGGAGGGAAATGAATGGCAATTGTACATGTAACCGATCAGAATTTCACAAAAGAAACCTCAGAAGGCTTGGTTTTGGCTGATTTTTGGGCACCGTGGTGTGGACCTTGTAAAATGATTGCACCGGTTCTGGAAGAGATTGATGGTGAAATGAGTGATAAAGTTCAAATCGTAAAGCTGGATGTAGACGAAAATCAGGAAACAGCCGGTAAATATGGTGTTATGAGTATTCCAACGTTACTCCTGTTCAAGGATGGGAATGTAGTTGACCAGGTAATTGGTTTTCAACCGAAAGAAGCATTGGTTGAATTAATTGATAAACATGCTTAATCGATGGAAAAGTATGATATAAGGTGCAAAATATCCCTTGTTACTGCTGTGACAGGGGATGTCTTGCGTTTAAAGAGCCCTTACGCTATAGACGGGACGAAACAGGCGATGTTTTACGATGCAAGGGGAGGATATGATGAACCAAACCATTAAAGATAAATTAGCTGTTCTCCCTGCCTTGCCAGGTTGTTATTTAATGAAAGATAAACATCAAACAGTAATTTATGTTGGTAAATCCAAGAAATTAAAAAACCGAGTAAAGTCTTATTTTACCGGTGCGAATGATAAGAAAACGCAACGATTGGTGCAGGAAATCGATAACTTTGAGTATATTGTCACCTCATCAGAAATCGAAGCACTTATTTTGGAAATGAATCTAATAAAAAAATACGATCCAAAATACAATGTTATGTTGAAAGACGACAAGACATACCCATATTTAAAAATAACCAATGAGCGACATCCGCGCCTGCTGATTACCAGAAAAATAAAAAAGGATAAAGGTAAATATTTTGGACCATATCCAAACGTGTTGGCAGCAAGAGAAACCAAAAAGCTGCTGGATCGTTTGTATCCGTTACGAAAATGCAATAATCCACCTGGACGTTTTTGCCTTTATTATCATATGGGTCAATGTTTGGCGTGTGCGGAAACACCTCCATCGGAAGAAGAATATAAAGAAATTGTCCAGCATATCACCACATTTTTAAATGGTGGGCACAAAGAAATCAAGGCAGATCTAAAAAACAAGATGATAGCTGCCAGTGAAGCATTGAATTTTGAACGGGCAAAAGAATTGCGTGATCAAATTCACCATATAGAAGCGGTCATGGAGCAACAGAAAATGACAATGAATGATCGGACAAATCGTGATGTTTTTGGATATAGCTATGATAAAGGTTGGATGTGTATCCAGGTCTTCTTTGTTAGACAGGGGAAACTAATTGAACGGGATGTAGCCATGTTCCCGTTTTTCGATGAACCCGAGGAAACATTTTTAAGCTATATTGGCAGATTTTATTTGCATCAACATCACCTGAAACCAAAGCAAGTGCTTGTTCCAATCGGTACGGATACTGAGATTCTAAGGGAATTACTGGAAGTAGATGTTCATGTACCACTGAGGGGAAAAAAGAAGGAATTAGTAGAATTGGCGAAAAAGAAT is a window of Lentibacillus daqui DNA encoding:
- the uvrC gene encoding excinuclease ABC subunit UvrC, whose amino-acid sequence is MNQTIKDKLAVLPALPGCYLMKDKHQTVIYVGKSKKLKNRVKSYFTGANDKKTQRLVQEIDNFEYIVTSSEIEALILEMNLIKKYDPKYNVMLKDDKTYPYLKITNERHPRLLITRKIKKDKGKYFGPYPNVLAARETKKLLDRLYPLRKCNNPPGRFCLYYHMGQCLACAETPPSEEEYKEIVQHITTFLNGGHKEIKADLKNKMIAASEALNFERAKELRDQIHHIEAVMEQQKMTMNDRTNRDVFGYSYDKGWMCIQVFFVRQGKLIERDVAMFPFFDEPEETFLSYIGRFYLHQHHLKPKQVLVPIGTDTEILRELLEVDVHVPLRGKKKELVELAKKNASISLKEKFTIIEQDEARTIKAVEQLGDVLQIEVPHRIEAFDNSNIQGTDPVSAMVVFIDGRANKKEYRKYKIKHVEGPDDYETMREVIRRRYTRVLKDQLPLPDLIIVDGGKGQMNVALDVLENELGLDIPLCGLVKDDKHKTSELLYGTPPSVVPLSRKSQEFYLVQRIQDEVHRFAISFHRQLRGKNLVQSELDKIPGVGEKRRRLLLTHFKSVGELRKASIEDITKLGIPENIAEQVLDHLNNNNDG
- a CDS encoding electron transfer flavoprotein subunit beta/FixA family protein, whose translation is MNIYVLLKKTFDTEEKIAISNGRIEDDGVEFIINPYDEYAVEEAINQRDAHGGEVTVITIGDEESEKQLRTALAMGADKAVLINTEDDLEDGDQFTTVKILEAFFEDKEADLILAGNVAIDEASGQVGPRLAERLGISFVTTITSLKIEDDTAYIDKDVEGDVEKIETSLPVLVTCQQGLNDPRYPSLPGIMKAKKKPLEELEIDDLDLDEDELEPKTKTIEIFLPPEKEAGRVLEGELDDQVQELVSLLKNEAKVL
- a CDS encoding electron transfer flavoprotein subunit alpha/FixB family protein, encoding MSDKYLVIGETRDGSLRNVTFEAIAAAKKINPDGEIVGVVCGDSDLEAQANEMIYYGADRAVTVKHEKLKTYTPEGFGQALMAIIDDESPNGIVMGHTAIGKDLTPKIASKLELGLISDATDIEINGDQVAFIRPIYSGKAFEKKVITDDVTFVTIRPNNIAALDRDQSRSGEVTAKDVEITDLRTVVKDVIQKASEGVDLSEAKVIVSGGRGVKSAEGFKPLQELADLLGGAVGASRGACDADYCDYSLQIGQTGKVVTPDLYIACGISGAIQHLAGMSNSKVIVAINKDPEANIFNVADYGIVGDIFEVIPKLIEEIKKVKVPS
- a CDS encoding long-chain-fatty-acid--CoA ligase, which translates into the protein MGKERRWYKHYPDDIPTTITYDDKPLHAFLLEGAKRYKKKKALHFMGKELSFQELYDQAKKMACYMQGLGIEKGDRVAIMLPNSPQSVISYYGALMAGATVVQTNPLYKERELEYQLYDSGAKLIVCLDILLPTVMNVQHATQLQHTIVTGIKDYLPFPKNTAYPFIQKKQYNMVVKPEQSENTHVWELIMEHTSENYQEVTVDPKEDLALIQYTGGTTGFPKGVMLTHYNLVANVQMCQTWLYKAEQGKEVILGILPFFHVYGMTAVMNMSIMFGSKMVLLPKFDPEEVLKTIQKQKTTLFPGAPTIYIGLLNHPKLNKYDLSSIKACISGSAPLPTDVQKQFEDVTAGKLVEGYGLTESSPVTHANLVWGQRVNGSIGIPWPDTDAKIVDDEMNEVKVGETGELVVKGPQVMKGYWNKPDETNQVLKDGWLLTGDVGYMDEQGYFYIVDRKKDMIIAGGYNIYPREVEEVLYEHEGVQEAVVAGIPDAYRGETVKAYIVLKDGYQLTEKELNHHCRKHLAAYKVPRIYEFRDELPKTAVGKILRRKLVDEEKEKVQKDSKTV
- a CDS encoding endonuclease MutS2, encoding MNERILHVLEYNKILDQLQNQAATSLGKELASSLRPVTEMDEVQTLQQETDEALQVERLNLKIPLGGISDIRGSVKRSVIGGMLNTGECLDVADTIYGGRQVKDFIGKLEEEPPILTALTEQITPLRELERHIKSCIDDHGYVMDSASEKLRGLRSSIRTYESRVRDKLDHYTKTKSNMLSDTLITIRNDRYVLPVKQEYRGSIGGIVHDQSASGQTLFIEPRAVVDLNNELQGTRAKEKQEIERILREISGQIASAESFLLENIAVLAKIDFMFARAKLGKQMKAAMPKINDQGIIKMKQARHPLIPADDVVTNDVEIGETYTSIVITGPNTGGKTVTLKMVGLCTLMAQSGLQIPALDGCELAVFKHVFADIGDEQSIEQNLSTFSSHMTNIVSIMEQVDDKTLVLFDELGAGTDPQEGAALAMAILDEVISRNARVIATTHYPELKAYGYNRNSVINASVEFNVETLQPTYRLLIGVPGRSNAFEISKRLGLNDAIIDHAKELVGVDSKSVENMIASLEQSQLQAEKDYEQAHQILLQTEKLHNDLKKQWRQFEQKRESLYKKAETKAEKAVQKAKEEAELIIGEIRSMKNDADIKEHEWIEAKKMLEDAKPNLSSKKMENQTHQESKDTKNELHPGDDIKLLTVNQPGTVLEKAGNDEYLVQVGIMKVKVKRDDLQRLSNQKQAPERPLATVKGSGYHVKPELDLRGERYEDALSQLEKYIDDVLLAGYNKVSIIHGKGTGALRSGVKEFVKKHPRIKNSRPGGSGEGGSGVTIIEFN
- a CDS encoding TetR/AcrR family transcriptional regulator, which produces MEKNKPKYKQIIDAAVAVIAENGYYASQVSKIAKKAGVADGTIYLYFKNKEDILVSLFEEKMGQFIEQIAIAINKKQTASEKLLTLIEMHFHQLAKDHHLAIVTQLELRQSNKDLRLKINNVLKPYLEVIDQLISEGIDERIFRSDMNLPLVRQMIFGTMDEIVTNWVMNEQKYDLVAQAPQVHGLLIHGLMDE
- a CDS encoding enoyl-CoA hydratase — protein: MGALTYEVTNHVAILTIQSPPANALSVSVLDELSEKLDEIEKDKTIKVVVLTGKGKFFSAGANVKEFSSFQQISEYQSFSEKGQHLFERIEHFGIPFIAAIHGAAVGGGLELAMACHMRIAAENAKLGLPELTLGIIPGFAGTQRLPRYVGTAKAYEMILSSEPISGKEALSFGLVNRVVDENAVVTESIKLAEKIASKGKLTIDRIMKLIPYSVTESFTDGMNAEAKAFSEVFDSEDAKEGVSAFLKKRKPNFQDK
- the trxA gene encoding thioredoxin, yielding MAIVHVTDQNFTKETSEGLVLADFWAPWCGPCKMIAPVLEEIDGEMSDKVQIVKLDVDENQETAGKYGVMSIPTLLLFKDGNVVDQVIGFQPKEALVELIDKHA